A genomic region of Phragmites australis chromosome 2, lpPhrAust1.1, whole genome shotgun sequence contains the following coding sequences:
- the LOC133905274 gene encoding chromatin modification-related protein EAF1 B-like isoform X2, with amino-acid sequence MGKACFCGPVATELCSMGGIVECGVSIDTKASPRRVAIEKAQEELRQEYDVLEERRRELEFLEKGGNPLDFKLGHVASLSVQSTSVTDQIAEQNVISEAKGSFAFAVSPHGDSFESSGKPGNLLCREGNTADNLMLLDGDTGNIGGEKIVKHGTKRINTAQPEQFLHSDGQNNAKEGEDSGLSRLGAKSQAYARRRSKSSRENANIAFVRSPPAPPLCSQKKDVAGVIEEEKTEDHGVSSVGDSKPASPNCKNMLKNASLDDNVAMEMEGVQVQESNQRFNDELTSSNNGSQAMEILPNCVTDNSHLAGGGQMATAIASAGSPDAISNKPASRAACSLPSISNEILREAHTPEKAGNSPSVLSVVDAHADGMDSKGAAPHSAIESASLNENKADLTRAYATKAVDEHPGENENLVPVKAGEMGDEGLNEILPVDKDDKKDGQQEISSRPVVMDDRSTSIQPEVSNSVYVKDETEVCNNAIDAQKDTGHLATSNHDKGNKEECSDLGRNNNCSSDSCVAHNVAFVTVPPATPTAVMPNPVLLVKNPVLNSENDVEKSSGDQAKIAKKEFEDSIVAKDYEDSILRKARLLEANIKKAGERSLCNISLEKKRKSHWDFVLEEMTWMANDFMQERLWKSAAAAQMCHWISSSGRAAFEETSIQRKQKSVARILANGIVNFWRSVDTLRASGDMPKPMQLEQSNGLDEKKLGGVKAEKQQGGESLEQEKSKRSNQSSIQSYALRLLEYNSKVSECLSLAEAPSTPDRLNDFGILKVPDQLSEENLFYGVAPGAMRAYRESVEPLFVYNKKIGNTALKDDYEPSVFDSVADVPMENAYGDDEGEAHTFLLPGTYDGGFTSKLNHKKKHPLQQRMNGARAYETGADMPYESFLENKSGNQQVLSSGKRTSDFLSVPIKRIRTAARQRIGNPFPANVAGIPQFTSKADASSGDTNSCQDDQSSLHGGTFPRRNTDVESTVDFDRQLLYDGNEVSTKSKKKKKPKHQGYKTPNSVTESCTLMAPGKGTYDPRPQVDSTAQYEQDYLKKRLEAHQFDSNGNIVINGQHATKKPKLMNQAPDISPEALTPVGPMASPVVSQMSNMANPMKVIKTTTRGRKSKGLKMAAGHAGPGGPWSSFEDQALVVLVHDMGENWELVSDALNSIVQLKCIYRRPNECKERHKLLTDKTSGDGADSADDSGSSQHYPSALPGIPKGSARQLFQRLQGPFEEETLKTHFEKIIFLGQKLHQTRRKGEIQELKQINPVHTSHVLALSQACPSNLPGGIFTPLDLCDAVPSNSDALSIGYPGSHTSGLALPNNHGSIGPALPASNVNSRLPGSPGMVLGNNLPSPSTLNAPSRDGQRYGVPNPNSLQYNQMLNGRSLQQRGVSVPGVLPSGVDRGVQMMPGAHAMGMMSGLNRGMQNTVNVHPGAIPVPGNTMLRPRDPMQMLRPGQNLEEHRQVVMQEFQLPVSQGNNQPAHFNSPPFSNVGTSSPVQSFPLQQSQQSHMFGNTHLSHIQGTNQANSQQQAYAIRLAKERHIQQMIPQQQRPLSGASAVPTVQNGSQMQQQGQGSAASVILSSQPQHKQQNPGGSSVLPNQPATTKQKKQQGQQQSRQNQQQRNQGTQQAKLMKSLGRGNMMHQSLVVATQASGISTTCKNQVPDKNVMQQGTGYFAGSKGSLPTIPQPGNQPKIYVPQMPQSPMQTPDIGNQGSVKGSPNHTLLVSQQSSLHSSSQLATQQQQQRYMNPSQNNIQRLIMQQNRHMNTDGRIELPVDQVQHNQVMPSASLSRSTDSGSPGISSITQRKQESSHDPTAVASTLQLASSPQHTFVGSDTLLSSSSQGMLQRQLSGGVPIHGHDIGGQLQQQQSRQQLQSQQQQQRPVQGSVYAHPSNSGPG; translated from the exons ATGGGCAAGGCCTGCTTCTGTGGTCCAGTGGCTACTGAGCTGTGCTCTATGGGAGGAATTGTTGAATGTGGTGTTAGCATTGACACGAAAGCTTCACCACGTCGTGTGGCCATAGAGAAAGCTCAGGAGGAGCTGAG GCAGGAATATGATGTCCTTGAAGAGCGGAGGAGGGAGCTTGAATTTCTGGAGAAG GGAGGCAACCCCTTGGATTTCAAACTCGGTCATGTAGCGTCACTCAGTGTACAATCCACTTCTGTTACAGACCAGATAGCTGAACAAAATGTGATAAG CGAAGCTAAAGGTAGTTTTGCGTTTGCTGTCTCACCTCATGGGGATTCTTTTGAAAGTAGTGGGAAGCCAGGAAATTTGTTGTGCCGTGAAGGCAATACAGCTGATAATCTTATGCTTTTGGATGGAGACACCGGCAACATAGGTGGGGAGAAAATTGTAAAACATGGAACTAAAAGAATTAACACAGCTCAACCCGAGCAGTTCCTGCACAGTGATGGTCAGAATAATGCGAAAGAAGGGGAAGATTCTGGTTTGTCCCGTCTTGGGGCAAAGAGCCAAGCATACGCTCGACGCAGGTCAAAGTCAAGCAGGGAGAATGCAAATATCGCGTTTGTTAGGTCTCCACCAGCTCCTCCGTTATGCTCTCAGAAAAAAGATGTAGCAGGGGTAATCGAAGAAGAAAAGACTGAGGATCATGGTGTCTCATCCGTTGGTGATTCAAAACCAGCAAGTCCAAACTGTAAAAATATGCTGAAGAATGCATCATTAGATGATAACGTGGCAATGGAGATGGAAGGTGTTCAAGTTCAAGAAAGCAACCAAAGATTCAATGATGAATTAACTAGCAGCAACAATGGCAGTCAAGCTATGGAAATTTTACCGAACTGTGTGACCGATAATTCACATCTTGCGGGAGGTGGTCAGATGGCTACTGCAATTGCTTCTGCAGGATCCCCTGATGCTATTTCAAACAAACCTGCTTCAAGGGCAGCGTGTTCTCTCCCATCTATATCCAATGAAATCTTGAGAGAAGCACATACTCCGGAGAAGGCAGGTAATAGCCCTTCTGTCTTGAGTGTGGTTGATGCTCATGCAGATGGTATGGATAGCAAGGGTGCTGCTCCTCACTCTGCCATAGAAAGTGCTAGTTTAAATGAAAACAAAGCGGATCTCACTCGTGCATATGCCACCAAGGCTGTTGATGAACATCCAGGAGAAAATGAGAATCTTGTACCAGTGAAGGCCGGTGAAATGGGTGATGAAGGCTTGAATGAGATTCTACCTGTggacaaggatgataagaaaGATGGTCAACAGGAAATTAGTAGCAGGCCTGTCGTTATGGATGACAGATCTACTTCTATACAACCAGAAGTTAGCAATTCTGTTTATGTGAAAGATGAAACAGAAGTCTGTAACAATGCAATAGATGCACAAAAAGATACAGGACATCTTGCTACATCTAATCATGACAAAGGGAATAAGGAGGAATGTTCTGATTTGGGTAGAAATAATAATTGTTCAAGTGATTCGTGTGTTGCCCATaatgttgcttttgttactgTGCCCCCTGCCACACCCACAGCCGTTATGCCTAACCCTGTGCTGTTGGTGAAAAATCCTGTGCTTAATTCTGAGAATGATGTTGAAAAATCTAGCGGAGATCAGGCAAAGATAGCAAAGAAAGAATTTGAAGATTCTATTGTTGCAAAGGACTATGAAGATTCCATCCTCAGAAAGGCTCGGCTTCTTGAG GCAAACATTAAGAAAGCTGGTGAACGGTCTCTCTGTAACATTTCtttggagaagaagcgcaagagtcACTGGGATTTTGTTCTTGAGGAGATGACTTGGATGGCAAATGACTTTATGCAG GAGCGCCTATGGAAAAGTGCAGCTGCAGCACAGATGTGCCACTGGATTTCCTCTAGTGGCCGAGCAGCATTTGAAGAAACAAGCATTCAGAGAAAGCAAAAGTCTGTGGCAAGAATTCTGGCCAACGGTATTGTGAACTTTTGGCGTTCGGTTGATACTTTACGAGCTAGTGGTGACATGCCTAAACCAATGCAACTAGAGCAGTCAAATGGGCTAGATGAAAAGAAGCTGGGTGGAGTCAAAGCAGAAAAACAACAG GGTGGTGAATCCTTGGAACAAGAGAAGTCAAAGCGGTCTAATCAGTCTTCTATTCAAAGCTATGCACTTCGACTTCTTGAGTACAACAGCAAAGTGTCTGAATGTCTGTCATTAGCTGAAGCACCATCAACTCCTGACAGGCTAAATGATTTTGGCATTTTGAAAGTGCCAGATCAACTTTCAGAA GAAAATCTCTTTTATGGGGTAGCACCTGGTGCAATGCGGGCATACAGAGAGTCTGTGGAGCCTCTCTTTGTGTATAACAAG AAAATCGGCAACACTGCACTCAAGGATGATTATGAGCCATCAGTGTTTGATTCTGTTGCAG ATGTACCTATGGAAAATGCATATGGAGATGATGAAGGCGAGGCACACACCTTTTTATTGCCTGGAACTTATGATGGTGGTTTCACATCAAAATTGAATCACAAAAAGAAACACCCTTTGCAACAGAGGATGAATGGTGCAAGAGCATATGAAACTGGTGCTGACATGCCCTATGAATCATTCTTGGAGAACAAGTCAGGAAACCAGCAAGTTTTGTCAAGTGGCAAACGAACGTCAGACTTCCTTTCCGTTCCTATAAAACGCATCCGCACAGCAGCAAGACAGCGGATTGGGAACCCATTTCCTGCTAATGTTGCTGGGATCCCTCAATTCACAAGTAAAGCAGATGCCTCTAGTGGAGACACAAACTCCTGCCAAGATGATCAAAGTTCATTACATGGAGGGACTTTCCCCCGGAGGAATACAGATGTTGAATCCACAGTTGATTTTGACAGGCAGTTGTTGTATGACGGTAATGAGGTGTCTACTAAGtctaaaaagaagaagaagcctaaGCACCAGGGATACAAGACACCAAACAGTGTGACTGAGTCTTGTACCTTGATGGCTCCTGGAAAG GGCACTTATGATCCTAGACCTCAGGTTGATTCGACTGCTCAATATGAGcag GATTATTTGAAGAAGAGATTGGAGGCCCATCAGTTTGATTCAAATGGGAATATTG TGATTAATGGTCAGCATGCTACTAAGAAGCCTAAATTGATGAATCAAGCACCTGATATTTCACCAGAAGCTCTTACACCAGTTGGTCCAATGGCATCTCCTGTCGTGTCACAAATGAGTAACATGGCTAACCCTATGAAGGTCATAAAGACAACCACTCGTGGAAGAAAAAGTAAAGGACTCAAG ATGGCAGCTGGACATGCAGGTCCTGGAGGTCCATGGTCAAGTTTTGAGGATCAG GCTCTTGTTGTGCTTGTCCATGATATGGGTGAAAACTGGGAATTAGTGAGTGACGCTCTCAACAGCATTGTCCAATTAAAG TGTATATATAGAAGGCCTAATGAGTGTAAGGAACGTCATAAACTTCTCACGGATAAAACTTCTGGTGATGGTGCTGACAGCGCTGATGATTCAGGCTCATCTCAACATTATCCATCTGCATTGCCTGGCATTCCAAAG GGTAGTGCTAGACAGCTATTTCAGCGCCTTCAAGGACCATTCGAGGAAGAGACTCTGAAGACACACTTTGAGAAAATAATATTCCTTGGACAAAAGTTGCATCAAACGCGTAGAAAG GGCGAGATCCAGGAGCTCAAACAAATAAACCCAGTCCATACTTCTCATGTTCTTGCACTTTCTCAAGCATGTCCAAGCAACTTACCTGGTGGCATTTTTAC GCCACTTGATCTTTGTGATGCGGTACCTTCGAACTCGGACGCACTTTCCATTGGTTACCCAGGATCTCACACGAGTGGGTTAGCACTTCCAAACAATCATGGTTCTATTGGTCCTGCCCTTCCTGCTTCAAATGTGAATTCTAGGTTACCAGGTTCTCCTGGTATGGTTCTGGGCAACAATTTGCCATCGCCTTCAACATTGAATGCTCCGTCCAG GGATGGTCAGAGGTATGGTGTGCCTAATCCAAACTCTTTACAGTATAACCAGATGCTCAACGGCAGAAGCCTTCAGCAACGTGGAGTTTCTGTTCCTGGTGTGTTGCCTTCTGGAGTTGATCGTGGTGTCCAAATGATGCCTGGTGCTCATGCTATGGGAATGATGTCCGGATTAAATCGAG GCATGCAAAATACTGTAAATGTTCATCCTGGTGCCATACCTGTCCCTGGAAATACAATGTTGAGACCACGTGACCCAATGCAGATGCTTCGG CCTGGCCAGAATTTGGAAGAGCATAGGCAAGTGGTGATGCAGGAGTTTCAGTTGCCAGTTTCACAGGGAAATAATCAGCCCGCCCATTTCAATAGTCCACCATTTTCCAATGTGGGAACATCTTCACCTGTTCAATCTTTTCCACTTCAGCAGTCCCAACAGTCACACATGTTTGGAAACACACACCTTTCTCATATCCAAGGAACAAACCAGGCAAATTCACAGCAGCAGGCTTATGCTATTCGCTTGGCTAAAGAGAGACACATTCAACAAATGATTCCTCAACAACAGCGCCCACTTTCTGGAGCCAGTGCAGTGCCAACTGTGCAGAATGGCTCACAAATGCAACAGCAGGGCCAAGGTTCCGCAGCTAGTGTTATCCTGTCTTCACAACCACAGCATAAGCAGCAAAATCCAGGTGGTAGTTCAGTGCTTCCCAATCAGCCTGCCACCACTaagcaaaagaagcaacaaGGTCAGCAGCAGTCCAGACAAAATCAACAGCAACGAAAtcaaggtactcaacaagctaAGCTAATGAAGAGCCTAGGCCGAGGGAACATGATGCACCAGAGTCTGGTGGTTGCTACTCAAGCCAGTGGCATTTCTACAACCTGTAAAAATCAAGTTCCTGATAAAAATGTGATGCAGCAGGGTACAGGGTATTTTGCTGGTAGTAAAGGATCACTTCCAACAATACCTCAACCTGGGAATCAACCTAAGATATATGTTCCCCAGATGCCTCAGTCACCGATGCAGACTCCAGATATTGGTAATCAAGGCTCAGTAAAGGGTTCTCCCAACCATACCTTGTTAGTTTCCCAACAATCTTCACTTCATTCATCATCACAATTGGctacacagcagcagcagcaacgatACATGAACCCTTCGCAGAACAATATACAAAGATTGATTATGCAACAAAATCGCCACATGAACACAGATGGTAGGATTGAATTACCTGTTGACCAAGTACAACATAACCAAGTGATGCCATCTGCATCCCTTTCAAGGAGTACAGATTCAGGTAGCCCAGGTATTTCATCTATAACCCAGCGGAAACAAGAGTCATCCCATGATCCAACTGCAGTTGCCTCGACCTTGCAGCTTGCTAGCTCGCCTCAACATACCTTTGTTGGAAGTGATACGCTTTTGTCATCATCTAGCCAAGGCATGCTGCAAAGGCAATTGTCGGGTGGTGTGCCTATACATGGACATGACATTGGTGGCCAGCTGCAGCAACAACAATCTCGGCAGCAACTGCAgtctcagcagcagcagcagaggccTGTTCAAGGCAGTGTATACGCTCATCCTTCAAATTCTGGACCAGGATGA